In one Rutidosis leptorrhynchoides isolate AG116_Rl617_1_P2 chromosome 8, CSIRO_AGI_Rlap_v1, whole genome shotgun sequence genomic region, the following are encoded:
- the LOC139863753 gene encoding uncharacterized protein, with product MRGCVLNLSNYLFEVNLMPVELGSFDVVIGMDWFSKNRADTNCAKKSIRIPLENSEELVIQGNKSKVNLNIISCMRARRYLKKGYPSILVHVKELKTKEIGLENVPVVREFPQVFPEDLPGLPPHRQVEF from the coding sequence ATGCGAGGTTGTGTCTTAAATttgtcaaactatttgtttgaggTTAATTTGATGCCCGTTGAGTTAGGAAGTTTCGATGTTgttatcggtatggactggttttcTAAGAATCGTGCGGACACTAATTGTGCGAAAAAGTCCATTCGTATACCTCTTGAGAATAGTGAAGAATTAGTAATCCAAGGAAATAAGAGCAAGGTAAACCTTAATATTATTTCCTGTATGAGAGCTCGAAGATATCTAAAGAAGGGATATCCTTCCATTCTCGTGCACGTGAAAGAACTCAAAACCAAAGAGATTGGATTGGAGAATGTTCCAGTTGTCCGAGAGTTTCCTCAAGTATTCCCAGAAGATTTGCCAGGTCTACCTCCACATAGACAAGTTGAATTTTAG